The Thermithiobacillus plumbiphilus genome window below encodes:
- a CDS encoding SulP family inorganic anion transporter, with product MFDLISKNSPSNLRVEALSGLTVALALVPEAVAFAFVAGVNPLVGLYAAFMVGLITAVIGGRGGMISGATGALAVVMVALVAQHGVEYLFATVVLMGLIQILAGVFKLGRFIRMVPHPVFLGFVNGLAIVIFLAQLEHFKVKTPDGGTGWMSGMDLGLMLGLIALTMAIMHFLPRLTRAVPSALAAIVVVTLLVMGLNLETRSVGDLASIAGGLPAFHLPMVPINLETLWIILPYSLVLAGIGLIESLLTMSLIDELTETRGNGNRVCVGQGVANTVTGFFGGMGGCAMVGQSMINVESGGRSHWSGIFAALFLLAFIVVASPLIEMIPLAALVGIMFMVVIGTFEWGSLRLFCRVPRPDIFVGILVAVVTVLTDLAIAVITGVIVSALVFAWQQAKRIEVKATLNEQGSKVYSLQGTLFFASVKNFQELFDPLNDPEDVIIDFQQARVVDHSGIAAIDALAERYIKAGKQLHLRHLSADCRELLEKAGDLVEVNILEDPHYRVAD from the coding sequence ATGTTTGACCTGATCAGTAAAAACTCACCCTCCAATCTCAGGGTCGAGGCCCTGTCGGGGCTGACCGTGGCCCTGGCCCTGGTGCCGGAGGCGGTGGCCTTTGCCTTCGTGGCCGGCGTGAACCCGCTGGTGGGTCTCTATGCCGCCTTCATGGTGGGCCTGATCACCGCTGTGATCGGTGGGCGCGGCGGCATGATCTCGGGCGCCACCGGCGCCTTGGCCGTGGTCATGGTGGCCCTGGTCGCCCAACATGGGGTGGAGTATCTCTTTGCCACCGTGGTGCTCATGGGGCTGATCCAGATCCTCGCGGGCGTGTTCAAGCTCGGCCGCTTCATCCGCATGGTGCCGCACCCGGTGTTTCTCGGCTTCGTCAATGGCTTGGCCATCGTGATCTTTCTGGCGCAACTGGAACACTTCAAGGTGAAGACGCCGGATGGCGGTACAGGCTGGATGAGCGGCATGGATCTTGGGTTGATGCTGGGGCTCATCGCCCTGACCATGGCCATCATGCATTTCCTGCCGCGCCTGACCCGCGCCGTGCCTTCCGCCCTGGCGGCCATCGTGGTGGTGACGCTGCTGGTCATGGGTCTGAATCTCGAAACCCGCAGTGTCGGGGATCTGGCCTCGATTGCCGGCGGCCTGCCGGCTTTCCACCTGCCAATGGTGCCGATCAACCTGGAGACACTGTGGATCATCCTGCCCTATTCACTGGTGCTGGCGGGCATCGGCCTGATCGAATCCCTGCTGACCATGAGCCTCATCGATGAACTGACCGAGACGCGCGGCAATGGCAACCGGGTCTGCGTCGGGCAGGGCGTGGCGAATACCGTGACCGGCTTTTTTGGCGGCATGGGCGGCTGCGCCATGGTCGGCCAGAGCATGATCAATGTCGAGTCCGGGGGCCGTAGCCACTGGTCGGGCATCTTCGCCGCGCTCTTTCTGCTGGCCTTCATCGTGGTGGCTTCGCCCTTGATCGAGATGATCCCGCTGGCGGCCCTGGTGGGCATCATGTTCATGGTGGTGATCGGCACCTTCGAGTGGGGCAGTCTGCGGCTCTTCTGTCGCGTGCCACGACCCGACATCTTCGTCGGTATCCTGGTGGCGGTGGTGACGGTGCTGACCGATCTCGCCATTGCGGTGATCACCGGCGTGATCGTCTCGGCCCTGGTGTTTGCCTGGCAACAGGCCAAGCGCATCGAGGTAAAGGCGACCCTCAACGAGCAGGGTTCCAAGGTCTACTCGCTGCAGGGCACGCTGTTCTTTGCCTCGGTCAAGAACTTCCAGGAACTGTTCGATCCCTTGAATGATCCCGAGGATGTCATCATCGACTTTCAGCAGGCCCGCGTGGTGGATCATTCCGGTATCGCCGCGATCGATGCCCTGGCCGAACGTTATATCAAGGCCGGCAAGCAGTTGCACCTGCGTCATCTGAGCGCGGATTGCCGCGAGTTACTGGAAAAGGCCGGCGATCTGGTGGAAGTGAACATTCTGGAGGACCCGCACTACCGGGTGGCGGACTAA
- a CDS encoding FxsA family protein, producing the protein MYRLAIVWFFIILGALDLASLVLVGRALGLGPTLLLLFGGIFVGSLLLRRQGMAVWRFFRQRQLAGGLPALDFLEGLVGLLAALLFLMPGFVSDALGLLLLLPPVRKGLLRRVLPRWLMPFLTRRQKPQGPQTLSGEYRRED; encoded by the coding sequence ATGTATAGACTTGCCATCGTCTGGTTTTTCATCATTCTCGGTGCGCTCGATCTCGCCAGCCTGGTGCTGGTGGGGCGCGCGCTCGGACTGGGGCCGACCCTGCTGCTGCTGTTTGGTGGCATCTTCGTCGGCAGCCTGCTGCTGCGCCGCCAGGGCATGGCGGTCTGGCGCTTCTTTCGCCAGCGGCAATTGGCCGGCGGCCTGCCGGCCCTGGATTTCCTGGAAGGGCTGGTCGGGCTGCTGGCCGCGCTGCTGTTTCTGATGCCCGGCTTCGTCAGCGATGCCCTGGGCCTGCTCCTGCTGTTGCCGCCGGTACGCAAGGGCCTGTTGCGGCGGGTACTGCCCCGCTGGCTCATGCCCTTTCTGACGCGGCGCCAGAAGCCCCAGGGGCCGCAAACGCTCTCAGGCGAATACCGTCGAGAAGATTAA
- the groES gene encoding co-chaperone GroES, which produces MKIRPLHDRVVIRRLDEEQKTASGILIPDTAKEKPVQGEVVAAGNGKILENGEVRPLDVKVGDRVLFAKYAGTEVKVDGEELLVMREDDIMGVVQA; this is translated from the coding sequence ATGAAGATTCGCCCCTTGCACGACCGCGTTGTCATCCGTCGCCTGGACGAAGAGCAGAAGACCGCCAGCGGCATTCTGATTCCCGATACCGCCAAGGAAAAGCCCGTCCAGGGTGAAGTCGTTGCCGCCGGCAATGGCAAGATCCTGGAAAACGGCGAAGTCCGCCCGCTGGATGTGAAAGTCGGCGACCGCGTGCTGTTCGCCAAATATGCCGGTACCGAAGTCAAGGTGGACGGCGAAGAACTGCTGGTCATGCGTGAAGACGACATCATGGGCGTCGTTCAGGCCTGA
- the groL gene encoding chaperonin GroEL (60 kDa chaperone family; promotes refolding of misfolded polypeptides especially under stressful conditions; forms two stacked rings of heptamers to form a barrel-shaped 14mer; ends can be capped by GroES; misfolded proteins enter the barrel where they are refolded when GroES binds), with the protein MPAKQVAFSDSARDRMMKGVNILANAVKVTLGPKGRNVVLDKAFGAPTITKDGVSVAKEIELADKFENMGAQMVKEVASQASDEAGDGTTTATVLAQAILREGMKAIAAGMNPMDLKRGVDKAVTVIVAELKKSSKPCNTQKEIAQVGTISANSDENIGNIIAEAMEKVGKEGVITVEEGSGFENELDVVEGMQFDRGYLSPYFVNNQEKMTAELENPFILLYDKKISSIRDLLPILEQVAKAGRPLLIVAEDIEGEALATLVVNSIRGIIKVAAVKAPGFGDRRKAMLEDMAILTGGHVISEEVGMKLENASLNDLGQAKRISVDKENTTIIDGAGSEADISARVSQIRRQIEDANSDYDREKLQERVAKLAGGVAVIKVGAGSEMEMKEKKARVEDALHATRAAVEEGIVPGGGVALIRAQAALKDFHGDNNDQDVGINIIRRAIEEPLRQIVANAGGEGSVVYGKVVEGQGAFGYNAGNDTYGDMFDMGVIDPTKVTRTALQKAASVAGLMITTEAMVSELPKEDKGDAGAGMGGMGDMGGMGMM; encoded by the coding sequence ATGCCAGCCAAACAAGTAGCTTTCAGTGACAGCGCCCGCGACCGCATGATGAAGGGCGTGAACATTCTCGCCAATGCCGTCAAGGTCACGCTGGGCCCCAAGGGCCGCAACGTGGTGCTCGACAAGGCCTTCGGCGCCCCCACCATCACCAAGGATGGCGTGTCGGTTGCCAAGGAAATCGAGCTGGCCGACAAGTTCGAGAACATGGGCGCCCAGATGGTGAAGGAAGTCGCCAGTCAGGCCTCCGACGAAGCCGGTGACGGCACCACCACCGCCACGGTGCTGGCCCAGGCCATCCTGCGCGAAGGCATGAAGGCGATTGCCGCCGGCATGAACCCGATGGACCTCAAGCGCGGCGTCGACAAGGCCGTGACGGTGATCGTGGCTGAGCTCAAGAAGAGCTCCAAGCCCTGCAACACCCAGAAGGAAATTGCCCAGGTCGGCACCATTTCCGCCAACTCCGACGAGAACATCGGCAACATCATTGCCGAAGCGATGGAGAAGGTCGGCAAGGAAGGCGTGATCACGGTGGAAGAGGGCTCCGGCTTTGAAAACGAGCTGGACGTCGTCGAAGGCATGCAGTTCGACCGCGGCTATCTGTCTCCCTACTTCGTCAACAACCAGGAGAAGATGACGGCCGAGCTCGAAAATCCCTTCATCCTGCTCTATGACAAGAAGATCTCCAGCATCCGCGACCTGCTGCCCATCCTGGAGCAGGTGGCCAAGGCCGGCCGTCCGCTGCTGATCGTGGCCGAGGACATCGAAGGCGAAGCGCTGGCCACCCTGGTGGTCAACAGCATCCGCGGCATCATCAAGGTGGCTGCGGTCAAGGCCCCTGGCTTCGGTGATCGCCGCAAGGCCATGCTCGAAGACATGGCCATCCTCACCGGTGGTCACGTGATCTCCGAGGAAGTCGGCATGAAGCTGGAGAATGCCAGCCTCAATGATCTTGGCCAGGCCAAGCGCATCAGCGTCGACAAGGAAAATACCACCATCATCGACGGCGCTGGCAGCGAAGCCGACATCAGTGCCCGCGTGAGCCAGATCCGTCGCCAGATCGAAGACGCCAACAGCGACTACGACCGCGAGAAGCTGCAGGAACGCGTAGCCAAGCTGGCCGGCGGCGTGGCAGTGATCAAGGTCGGTGCCGGCTCCGAGATGGAAATGAAGGAGAAGAAGGCCCGCGTCGAGGACGCCCTGCACGCGACCCGTGCGGCGGTGGAAGAGGGCATCGTGCCCGGTGGCGGCGTTGCCCTGATCCGCGCCCAGGCGGCCCTGAAGGACTTCCATGGCGACAACAACGACCAGGATGTCGGCATCAACATCATCCGTCGCGCCATCGAGGAGCCCTTGCGTCAGATCGTCGCCAATGCCGGCGGTGAAGGCAGCGTGGTGTATGGCAAGGTCGTCGAAGGCCAGGGCGCCTTTGGCTACAATGCCGGTAACGATACCTACGGCGACATGTTCGACATGGGCGTGATCGACCCGACCAAGGTGACCCGCACCGCGCTGCAGAAGGCGGCCAGCGTCGCCGGTCTGATGATCACCACCGAAGCCATGGTCTCCGAGCTGCCGAAGGAAGACAAGGGCGATGCCGGCGCTGGTATGGGCGGCATGGGTGACATGGGCGGCATGGGCATGATGTAA